Proteins from a genomic interval of candidate division KSB1 bacterium:
- a CDS encoding tetratricopeptide repeat protein produces the protein MANDKLKIISAKFSVQQLVNFFPTLQEDAAKEDKINSFIYRQFRGSAIRFEASINEEEGEIKWSTECLSKDSEAWHQEAIEAAKKREFQRAAELWRKAVSENPHDPDLHYNLGLALIETKQYVKGLNHLKEALDHCPIYYRAAFVLGSLYSKQKQYEQAEHYIKIGLLFKPDYLPGWINLGAVSNLQKKHSEAVKAFERAVLISPKEAKAYFGLAKAYEQLEDFENAVRNYKAVIKLDFSGRLGQLAQETLASLPVAKSATPLEPQIDQEAAELLLQARQAMLNNDFSEALEKYRSYLKSVPNDDHALASAAVCCLRLAKKEEAVSFIEKSIKLSPTKGRLQKQAAIIYDTFGEAESAGRAAKRAIDLGKRDSVTLSILGIARFYEGKYVESIHLFDEALRENHNNLKARYYLAQALLRIGQRESARQHLEEILWSPQVTPLKEKARAMITEIIG, from the coding sequence ATGGCAAACGATAAATTGAAAATTATTTCAGCAAAGTTTTCCGTTCAGCAGCTGGTTAATTTTTTTCCTACGCTGCAAGAAGATGCGGCGAAAGAAGACAAGATTAACTCATTTATTTATAGGCAGTTCCGTGGATCAGCAATCCGCTTTGAGGCGAGTATTAATGAAGAGGAAGGCGAAATCAAATGGTCGACGGAATGTCTGAGTAAAGACAGCGAAGCCTGGCATCAGGAGGCAATCGAAGCAGCTAAAAAAAGAGAATTCCAAAGAGCAGCTGAACTGTGGCGTAAAGCGGTCAGTGAAAATCCTCATGACCCCGATCTGCATTACAATTTGGGGCTGGCGCTCATCGAAACCAAGCAGTATGTCAAAGGTCTGAATCATTTAAAAGAAGCGCTCGATCATTGTCCCATTTACTATCGTGCCGCGTTTGTGTTAGGAAGTCTTTATTCCAAGCAGAAACAATACGAGCAGGCCGAGCATTACATCAAAATCGGCTTGCTTTTCAAGCCGGATTATTTGCCGGGCTGGATCAATTTGGGAGCCGTCAGCAATCTTCAGAAAAAGCATTCCGAGGCCGTCAAGGCGTTCGAGCGGGCAGTTCTTATTTCACCGAAAGAAGCCAAAGCTTATTTTGGACTTGCCAAGGCATACGAGCAGTTGGAGGATTTTGAAAATGCCGTGAGAAACTACAAAGCGGTCATCAAGTTGGATTTCTCGGGACGATTGGGCCAACTTGCTCAGGAGACGTTGGCATCTCTGCCGGTCGCCAAATCTGCTACGCCGCTGGAACCCCAAATAGATCAAGAAGCAGCCGAGCTGCTTCTTCAGGCACGACAAGCCATGCTGAACAACGATTTTTCTGAGGCACTTGAAAAATATCGTTCGTATCTAAAAAGCGTACCTAACGATGATCATGCGCTGGCGAGTGCAGCTGTTTGCTGTCTAAGATTGGCCAAAAAGGAAGAAGCCGTTTCGTTCATCGAAAAATCCATCAAATTGTCGCCGACAAAAGGTCGACTGCAAAAACAGGCGGCCATCATTTACGATACTTTCGGCGAAGCGGAATCTGCCGGAAGAGCAGCCAAGCGGGCGATTGACTTGGGAAAACGGGACAGCGTAACGTTAAGTATTTTGGGCATCGCCAGATTTTATGAAGGAAAATATGTTGAAAGCATTCACTTGTTCGACGAAGCGCTTCGCGAAAATCACAATAATTTAAAAGCGAGATATTATTTAGCGCAGGCGCTGCTGCGGATTGGTCAGCGAGAGTCGGCGCGGCAGCATTTAGAGGAAATATTGTGGTCGCCTCAAGTAACGCCGTTGAAAGAAAAAGCACGCGCGATGATTACGGAAATTATCGGTTGA
- the galE gene encoding UDP-glucose 4-epimerase GalE has product MEKEIKRILVTGGAGFIGSHTCVELLASHYEVIILDNLSNSKLTAIDRIKEISGKNVTFYRVDLTDKVGTKEVFTKEQIDAVIHFAGYKAVGESTQIPLEYYRNNVGGTLNLLKIMQQTGVKRLVFSSSATVYGNPESSPITEAFPLGAVNPYGRTKLFIEEILRDLYASDSEWRIVILRYFNPVGAHPSGRIGEDPQGIPNNLMPFIAQVAVGKLPKLRVFGNDYPTQDGTGVRDYIHVVDLAIGHLRALEKIADQNGLYIYNLGTGKGHTVLEVVRTFEAVSGKKIPYEIVGRRPGDAAICFADPSKAERELNWKATRTLEEMCRDMWNWQMKNPLGYDA; this is encoded by the coding sequence GTGGAAAAGGAAATCAAAAGAATTCTAGTGACCGGCGGCGCCGGATTTATAGGCAGTCATACCTGCGTTGAATTGTTGGCAAGTCATTATGAGGTGATCATCCTCGACAACTTGTCCAACAGCAAATTGACGGCTATTGACAGAATCAAAGAAATTTCCGGCAAGAACGTTACGTTTTACCGAGTCGATTTGACGGACAAAGTCGGAACAAAAGAGGTTTTTACCAAGGAACAGATTGATGCGGTAATTCATTTTGCCGGTTACAAAGCGGTAGGGGAATCGACGCAGATTCCTCTGGAATATTACCGCAACAATGTGGGAGGGACGCTCAATTTATTGAAAATCATGCAGCAAACCGGCGTAAAGCGATTGGTTTTCAGTTCTTCGGCGACCGTCTATGGAAATCCTGAATCCTCACCCATTACCGAGGCTTTCCCGCTTGGAGCCGTTAACCCCTATGGACGAACCAAGCTGTTCATCGAGGAAATTCTGAGGGATCTTTATGCTTCGGACTCTGAATGGCGAATCGTCATTCTTCGCTACTTTAATCCCGTTGGGGCTCATCCAAGCGGTAGAATCGGAGAAGATCCTCAGGGCATACCGAACAACCTCATGCCTTTCATCGCCCAAGTGGCGGTCGGCAAACTGCCGAAGCTGAGAGTTTTCGGCAATGACTATCCTACGCAGGACGGAACCGGCGTTCGCGACTATATCCATGTGGTTGATCTCGCGATAGGCCATTTGCGCGCTTTGGAGAAAATTGCCGACCAAAATGGGCTTTATATCTACAATCTCGGCACCGGGAAAGGGCATACTGTTTTGGAGGTTGTGCGTACCTTCGAGGCGGTCAGCGGTAAAAAAATCCCTTATGAAATCGTCGGCAGGCGTCCAGGCGACGCGGCGATTTGCTTTGCCGACCCCTCAAAAGCGGAACGGGAACTAAACTGGAAAGCCACACGCACTTTGGAAGAGATGTGCCGTGATATGTGGAACTGGCAGATGAAAAATCCATTAGGATATGATGCATAA
- a CDS encoding ribonuclease H-like domain-containing protein gives MQSLKEKLRELRSAKTGIEQHPASAVVSFQPVQPAIDPVEKQSNKLLIRNKSYPLSFFYGNVQLSELALIDSNVLSFMAGAKGFENLTAQDLLFIDTETTGVAGGTGTYVFLIGIGRLDGDEFVVKQLLMNDFCHEEAFLEAFSDEIAAANCLITYNGKSFDLPLIKTRLLLNRKETRDLELLPHIDLLIPVRRLWKKSLPSCALADVEANILRYNRVNDIPGWAIPQVYFDYLRSQDFQEILHVLRHNVQDILSLAALSAYLGRVSKRETNLSHVDPLWMFRIYCQLGKEEDALQFLPEAPVSIDESTSANERLLLEKALLLKRMNRFRESNMLFEQLLSSRQLGKIACIELAKFYEHKAKDYRKALELMIQVEKRYEMLSLLVNIDQADAICDYEWERRKLRLRQKINQASW, from the coding sequence ATGCAGTCATTAAAGGAAAAGCTGCGCGAGCTGCGCTCTGCAAAAACCGGCATCGAACAACATCCGGCTTCCGCTGTTGTTTCATTCCAACCGGTGCAGCCCGCGATCGATCCTGTTGAAAAGCAATCTAACAAGCTCCTCATTCGGAATAAGAGCTATCCTCTAAGCTTTTTCTACGGCAACGTGCAACTGTCAGAATTGGCGCTGATCGACTCAAATGTCCTTTCGTTTATGGCCGGAGCTAAAGGATTCGAAAACTTGACGGCGCAAGACCTCTTGTTTATCGATACGGAGACCACCGGCGTTGCCGGAGGGACCGGGACGTATGTTTTCTTGATCGGCATAGGCCGTCTTGACGGTGATGAATTTGTCGTCAAACAATTGCTCATGAACGACTTTTGCCATGAAGAGGCGTTTCTGGAGGCTTTTAGCGATGAAATCGCAGCCGCCAATTGCCTCATTACTTACAATGGAAAAAGTTTCGACCTGCCGCTTATAAAAACACGATTACTTTTGAACCGAAAAGAGACTCGCGATTTAGAGCTTTTACCGCACATCGATCTTTTGATTCCTGTGCGAAGATTGTGGAAAAAGAGCCTGCCTTCCTGCGCGTTAGCAGATGTGGAGGCAAACATCCTCCGCTATAACCGCGTTAATGACATCCCAGGCTGGGCGATTCCCCAAGTGTATTTTGACTATCTCCGATCGCAGGATTTTCAAGAAATTTTACACGTCTTGCGTCATAATGTTCAGGATATTTTGAGCCTTGCCGCTCTTTCCGCATATCTCGGCCGGGTTTCAAAAAGAGAGACTAATCTTTCGCATGTCGATCCGCTGTGGATGTTCCGAATTTATTGTCAATTAGGAAAAGAGGAGGATGCGTTACAGTTTTTACCTGAAGCCCCTGTTTCGATTGACGAATCGACCTCGGCGAATGAACGCTTGTTGCTGGAAAAAGCTCTTTTGCTCAAGCGAATGAACCGGTTTCGAGAGTCCAATATGCTTTTCGAACAGCTTTTGAGCTCGAGACAGCTTGGCAAAATTGCCTGTATAGAACTGGCCAAGTTTTACGAGCACAAAGCAAAAGATTATCGTAAAGCTCTTGAACTCATGATACAGGTTGAAAAGCGGTATGAAATGCTCTCGTTGCTTGTCAATATTGACCAGGCCGATGCTATTTGTGATTACGAATGGGAAAGACGCAAGTTGCGGCTCCGACAAAAGATCAATCAAGCGAGTTGGTAA